The following proteins come from a genomic window of Lachnoclostridium phytofermentans ISDg:
- a CDS encoding ABC transporter ATP-binding protein: MSHKEEYKLGQSNRRKQMGPPGPGMGGAGEKAKDFKTTWVKLLKYCKKYWAVMVIALSCVVMGTVLTLIGPDKLSELTDLITKGIVTGIDLDGVARIGWTLVIFYGLSFLLSLIQGVVMATITQNVSKQLRGDISAKINRLPMWFYNKTTTGDVLSRVTNDVDTIGQSLNQSVGTLVSAITLLVGSLIMMLKTNVFMTITAIVATCIGFVLMMLIMGKSQKYFVRQQQHLGEINGHIEEIYDGHTIVKAYNGEAKAREKFVYLNNELRESNFMSQCLSGLMMPLMSFIGNFGYVAVCVVGAVLVMNNTISFGVIVAFILYVRYFTQPLSQLAQAAQSLQSAAAAGERVFEFLEAEEMEDELAKTRKLENVQGKVDFEHVNFGYEGSDKAIINDFSVSTKPGQKVAIVGPTGAGKTTIVNLLMRFHEIQSGTIKIDNIPVHQLRREDVHEQFCMVLQDTWIFEGTVRENLVYSTENVSEQTLEEACKAVGLHHFIRTLPHGYDTMLNDQLSLSAGQKQQLTIARAMIADRPMLILDEATSSVDTRTELIIQNAMDELMKGRTSFIIAHRLSTIKNADLILVMKDGDIIESGNHNELMKQGGFYADLYNSQFDAA; this comes from the coding sequence ATGAGCCATAAAGAAGAATATAAATTAGGGCAATCTAATCGTAGAAAACAAATGGGACCACCAGGACCAGGTATGGGCGGCGCTGGTGAGAAAGCCAAAGACTTTAAAACAACATGGGTAAAGTTACTTAAGTATTGTAAAAAATATTGGGCAGTTATGGTAATTGCGTTAAGTTGCGTAGTGATGGGTACTGTATTAACGTTAATTGGTCCTGACAAATTATCAGAACTTACTGATTTGATTACAAAGGGAATTGTTACTGGAATCGATTTAGATGGTGTTGCTAGAATTGGTTGGACATTGGTAATATTTTATGGACTTAGTTTTCTGCTGTCATTAATACAAGGTGTGGTGATGGCTACGATTACACAAAATGTATCGAAACAGTTACGTGGAGATATTTCTGCTAAGATTAATCGTTTGCCGATGTGGTTTTATAATAAGACAACAACAGGAGATGTACTTTCTCGTGTGACGAATGACGTAGATACCATTGGGCAATCTCTAAATCAAAGTGTGGGGACATTAGTTTCTGCTATTACTTTATTAGTTGGATCTTTGATTATGATGTTAAAGACAAATGTATTTATGACAATTACAGCGATTGTTGCAACTTGTATTGGATTTGTATTGATGATGCTTATCATGGGAAAATCACAAAAATACTTTGTACGTCAGCAACAGCATCTAGGTGAAATCAATGGACATATTGAAGAAATTTATGATGGGCATACCATTGTAAAAGCTTATAATGGTGAAGCCAAAGCACGAGAGAAATTTGTTTATTTAAATAATGAACTTCGAGAAAGTAATTTTATGTCTCAATGTTTATCAGGGTTAATGATGCCTCTGATGTCGTTTATTGGTAACTTCGGTTATGTCGCAGTTTGTGTAGTTGGTGCCGTTCTTGTAATGAATAACACGATTTCCTTTGGAGTAATCGTGGCTTTTATATTATATGTAAGATATTTTACACAACCATTAAGTCAGCTTGCACAAGCTGCCCAGTCTTTGCAATCGGCTGCAGCAGCAGGAGAACGTGTGTTTGAATTCCTTGAAGCGGAAGAAATGGAAGATGAGTTGGCAAAGACAAGAAAGCTTGAAAATGTGCAAGGTAAGGTTGATTTTGAACATGTAAATTTTGGCTATGAAGGTTCTGATAAAGCAATCATTAATGATTTCTCGGTTTCCACCAAGCCAGGTCAAAAAGTTGCAATTGTTGGCCCAACTGGAGCAGGGAAAACTACCATTGTAAATCTTTTAATGCGTTTCCATGAAATACAAAGTGGAACTATTAAGATTGATAATATTCCTGTTCATCAGTTACGACGTGAAGATGTTCATGAACAATTTTGCATGGTACTTCAAGATACGTGGATTTTTGAAGGAACGGTCCGTGAAAATCTAGTATATAGTACAGAAAATGTTTCTGAGCAAACGTTAGAAGAGGCATGTAAAGCAGTTGGCTTGCATCATTTTATACGTACGCTTCCACATGGATATGATACGATGTTAAATGATCAATTGAGTCTATCGGCAGGACAAAAACAGCAGCTTACAATAGCGAGAGCCATGATTGCAGACCGACCAATGTTAATTCTTGATGAAGCTACAAGTTCTGTAGATACTCGTACTGAGTTAATCATTCAAAATGCTATGGATGAGTTAATGAAAGGACGTACTTCATTTATTATTGCTCATAGGCTATCAACTATTAAAAATGCGGATTTGATTCTTGTTATGAAAGATGGTGATATCATAGAGAGCGGAAACCATAACGAATTAATGAAACAAGGCGGATTCTATGCAGACCTATATAATAGTCAATTCGATGCGGCGTAA
- a CDS encoding helix-turn-helix domain-containing protein — MDETETIMSVQRMQEYIDVNILRKITIKELAVAAGYSPWHAARLFKEVTGKAPFEYIRALRLTKAALIQRDSNEKIIDVAMDFVFDSHEGFTRAFSKQFGMTPSKYSQYTPPIKLFMPQKVFDTYRAFHKGGKMMSEANITKSIFVQVIERPSRKVLLKRGKNAIDYFEYCEEVGCDVWAVLSSVKEAMYEPIGMWLPRHLKGTRRCTKISACTNGIQRVY; from the coding sequence ATGGATGAGACTGAAACTATTATGTCGGTACAACGCATGCAAGAATATATTGATGTAAATATTTTAAGAAAAATCACAATAAAAGAATTAGCTGTTGCAGCAGGATATTCACCATGGCATGCTGCAAGACTGTTCAAAGAAGTTACCGGTAAGGCACCATTTGAGTACATTCGTGCATTAAGACTTACTAAAGCGGCATTAATACAACGTGATAGTAATGAAAAAATAATAGATGTAGCGATGGATTTTGTGTTTGATTCTCACGAGGGATTTACGAGAGCTTTCTCAAAGCAATTTGGTATGACACCAAGCAAATATAGTCAATACACACCGCCAATAAAATTGTTTATGCCTCAGAAAGTTTTCGATACCTACCGAGCATTTCATAAAGGAGGAAAAATGATGAGTGAAGCAAATATTACTAAATCTATATTTGTTCAGGTGATTGAGCGTCCTTCACGAAAGGTTTTGCTAAAGAGAGGAAAAAATGCAATCGACTATTTTGAATACTGTGAGGAGGTAGGTTGTGATGTGTGGGCAGTTCTTTCAAGTGTAAAAGAAGCGATGTATGAGCCAATTGGAATGTGGCTTCCAAGGCATCTTAAGGGCACCAGAAGATGCACCAAGATTTCAGCTTGCACCAATGGGATACAGAGGGTATATTGA